TTTGCCCGGCGTGCGCTACCACATCATCCGGGGTACTTTGGATGCGGCGGGAGTGCAGAACCGTTTTCGCGGTCGCTCCAAGTACGGGGCCAAGCGTCCGAAGAAGAAATAGGCAAGGAGGAAAAACCGATGCCGCGTAGAGGTCCGGCACGCAGGCGAGAGGTAGAGCCAGATCCCAAATACAACAGCGTGAAAGTAGCCAAGCTCATCAACCAGGTAATGAAGGACGGCAAGAAGAGCCTGGCGCAGAAAATCTGCTATCGAGCCTTTGAGATTCTGGAGGCCAAGACCGGGCGTCACGCGCTGGAGGTGTTCGAGCAGGCTCTCAAGAACACCATGCCGGTTCTGGAGACCAAGTCGCGCCGGGTAGGCGGGGCTACCTACCAGGTACCGGTGGAGGTGCGGCCGGACCGGCGCCAGACGCTGGCCATTCGCTGGATCGTGAGTTACGCCCGTGAGCGTTCGGGAAAGAGCATGGAGGAGAAACTGGCTGCGGAATTGTTGGACGCCGCCAACGGTACCGGTGGGGCGGTGAAGAAGCGCGAGGACACCCACCGCATGGCCGAGGCCAACCGGGCCTTTGCCCATTACCGCTGGTAGGACCCCAGGCTGCGGCCGGGGCAAAAGGAGGTGAGTATAGGTGCGTGAGTATCCCCTGGAGCGAATGCGGAACATAGGTATTATGGCCCATATAGACGCCGGGAAGACCACAACTACCGAGCGGATCCTGTACTACACCGGTCGGGTGCACAGAATGGGAGAAGTGCACGACGGTGCGGCCACCATGGACTGGATGGTGCAGGAACAGGAGCGGGGCATCACTATTACTTCGGCCGCCACTACCTGTCTGTGGAAAGAATGCTGCATTAATATCATTGATACGCCCGGGCACGTGGACTTTACCGTGGAGGTTGAACGCTCCCTGCGCGTGCTGGACGGGGCGGTGGCCATTTTTTGCGCCGTGGGTGGCGTGGAGCCGCAGTCGGAGACGGTATGGAGGCAGGCGGACCGTTACCGGGTTCCGCGGATAGCTTATATAAACAAG
This genomic window from Clostridia bacterium contains:
- the rpsG gene encoding 30S ribosomal protein S7, translated to MPRRGPARRREVEPDPKYNSVKVAKLINQVMKDGKKSLAQKICYRAFEILEAKTGRHALEVFEQALKNTMPVLETKSRRVGGATYQVPVEVRPDRRQTLAIRWIVSYARERSGKSMEEKLAAELLDAANGTGGAVKKREDTHRMAEANRAFAHYRW